The Verrucomicrobiia bacterium nucleotide sequence GGGTCGCAAGTCCCTCTGGCGAACGCCCCGCGTCGTGGAGTACGGCGCCCGCGCGCCGTTTTGGGGCGTCGCGCCGCGCCCCCGCGGGGTGTGGCCAAGGCAGGATTCGATCCGCCGCCCGCTGGTTCCGGGCTGGCCCGCTCCGAAAGCGGCGGTGGGCCGCCGCATTGCTCCAAAGCGCTCCGCGCAGACGCCCGGCTCACCGGATCCCCAGTTCCCGGCGCACCTCGCGGACGCCGGCGACCAGGTGGACCAGTTTCCGGCGTGCCGCCCACCGGGCGGTCTGGCTCAGCCCGCAGTCGGGGGCGAACACCAGCCGGTCGGCAGGAGCCAGCTCCAGACAGCGCTTCACCCGGCGGACGATGTCGTCGGGCGCCTCCACGTAGTAGCTCTTCACGTCCACCACCCCCACCGCAACGTCGCACCGCCCCGCAATGGCCCCGATGACCTCCAGTTCGGCGAACTCCCGGCTCGCCATCTCGACGTGCATTTCGTCGCACTGGAAGTCGAGAAATGCCGGAAACAGGGGCGCCAGCTGCCGCGGTCCCACGGCGCGGGCCTTGTAGTTGCCGAAGCACAGATGCGTGCAGACGCGCGTGCGTCCGGCAACGGATTCGACGGTCCGGTTGAACAGGTCCACAAAGCGCCGTGGATCCTCCCGGTGCGCGTAACAGCTCATGCTGGGTTCATCCACGCTGATCTCCGGGCAGCCCTCCTCCACGAGGCCCTCCAGTTCACGACGCACGATCGGCAGCAGCGCCTCGGCGAGCGCCCAGCGGTCGGCGTAGCCAAGGTCCGGATTCGGCAGGAGGCGTCCGGACAGGGTGTATGGGCCGGGTACGGATGCCTTCAAAGTCGGCCCGCCGCCGGGAGGGTCGCCCCACGCAGCGGCGACACGGCGGAGCCTTCGGTACTCCTCAACAGCCCCCAGCCCCCGCGGCGCTTCCAGGGGAGCGACCACGCGGTGGCGTCCGCGCTGATCGTGGGCGGGCGGACCCCACCGCCGCGGCGGCGCCGATTCGAGGTCAATGCCGCGGAGATGGCCGTAGAACGAGAGGTTGAAATCCAGGCGGGTCTGCTCGCCGTCCGTCACCACGTCGAGTCCGGCCGCTCGCTGATCATGCAGCGCCGCGGTCACGGCATCCTCCTGCAGCTCTGCGAGGTCGTCCGGACCAAACCGCTCGAGCTGCGCCGACGCCAGTTCGAGCCAGCCCGGAAACGGATAGCTGCCGACCACGGACGTGCGAAGGGGGGAGGAGGTCATCGTTCGGAGGGGATTGGGAATGAGGAGGAACTCATGGCCAGGGCTAGTCGAAGATCACCGTGCGGTTGCCGCAGAGGAAGACGCGTTCCTCCAGGACCAGGCGGAGGGCGCGGGCGAGGACCATCTGCTCCACGTCGCGGCCGGACTGGACGAGGGCCTCGGCGGTATGGGTGTGGTCCACGGGCACGACCTGCTGGACGATGATCGGGCCGGCGTCGAGGTCGTCGGTGACGAAGTGCGCGGTCGCGCCGATGACCTTGACCCCGCGCTCAAAGGCCTGGTGATACGGACGCGCCCCCGCAAAGGCCGGAAGAAAGCTGTGATGGATGTTGAGCAGCCGCGCGGGGTGCAGCGCGACAAAGCGGGGACTGAGCACCCGCATGTATTTCGCGAGGACGACGAGATCCGGACGGTACTGCTGCACTTGGGTGAGCACGGCGGCATCATGGACCTCCCGGGGAAGGCCGGTGTGCGGCAGGCAGTGGAAGGGGAGTTCGAACTTGCGCACCAGCGGCTCCAGCACCGGGTGATTGCTGATCACGGCCAGCACATGGGCATTGAGCTCGTGGAACGCATGCCGGACCAGGATGTCGGCGAGGCAGTGATGTTCCTTCGAGGCCAGCACGACGACCCTTTTGGGCGCGAGCCGCGACAGGTGAAGCATCGCGCCTTCCGGGAGCTGCGCCCTCAACTCCGGCACCAGCGCCGCCTCGTCCACGGCACCGTCGAATTCCGTGCGCATGAAGAAGCGGCGCGCGGTGCGGTCCACAAACTCCTGGTTGCCCACCACGTTGACGCCGGACCGGAACAGCACCCCGGTGATCCCGTGGACCAGGCCGGGACGGTCGTCGCATTCGACAAGGAGCACGTGCGGCTTCACAGGCCCACCCGTTCGTAGAGTTTGGCCAGCCGGCGGGCGTGTTCGTCGTAAGCCGCCTCAAACAGCGCAGCGGCGCGTTCGGCGCCGAGGATCGCCGGCGCGGTCAGCACCCGCGGCGGTTGACCGGCGGCCGTGAGCCGCGCGGCGACTTCCGCCTTGATGGAATTCACCAGCAGACAGCCCCCCACCGTGGAGCCCGGCGCCACCGGCGTCTCCAGTCCCGGCACGTGCACCATGGCGTCGCCGACGGGCGCTCCGGTGTCGAGGACCAGGTCCGAGAAGTCCTGAAGCTTCCGGCCATCCTCCCGGGCGCTCCGGCTGGCCACGCTGTGGGCGAGGGAGACGATGGCCACCACCCGGAGGCCCCGCCGCTGAAACCCCTCGGCCATCTCCACCGGGACGCGGCTGCAGCCGCTGGACGACACCACCAGCGCCGTGTCCTGCGGCGACAGGTCGAAATTACGCAGGATCCGTTCGGCGAGCCCGGAGACGTTTTCGAGAAACATGGCCTGGCGCTGGCCGTTCGCCCCGACCACCAGATTGTGAAAACTCAGCGAAAGCTCCACGATCGGGTTGAACCCCGGGAAGGAGCCGTACCGGGGCCACATCTCCTCCACGAGGATGCGGCTGTGTCCGGACCCAAACAAGTGGACCATCCGGCCGGCAAGGATCGTGCCGGCAAACCAGTCCGCCGCCTGACGGATCTGCGGCCTCTGCGCGGCGACCCGGTCCAACAGGCCGCGGCAACGTTCCAGGTACTCGGCGGTCACGGACGGAGTGCTAATCGCCCCGCCCGTGGCGGAACAAGCCCGGATTCTTGGCGGTGCCCGGGAATCGGGTCGCGGGTTGCCTGTGGCGACAAGGCGCATACCCTCGCCTCATGGTGCATGACCCGTCATTGGACGGTCTGATCCGCAAGGTTTGGGATGGCGCCCGCATCGGCCCGGCCGAGGCGGAGCGCCTGTACGCGCTGCCGTTGGAGAAACTGGGCGCCCTCGCCGACCGGCGCCGGCGGCTGGTGCGTGCACCGGCCCACGGCGGCCGCGGCAACGAGATCGTCACCTACATCGTGGACCGCAACGTCAACTACACCAACGTCTGCAACGTGTACTGCAAGTTCTGCGCGTTCTGGCGGTCGGAAAAGGATGCGGACGCCTACGTGATCTCCCTTGAGGAAATGGACCGCAAGATCGAGGAGACCCTGACGCTCGGCGGCACCCAGATCCTCATGCAGGGCGGGCACCATCCGAAACTCACCAAGCAATGGTACCTGGATCTGCTCCACCACATCCGCTCGAAGTATCCCACGGTGAACATCCACGGGTTCAGCCCGAGCGAGTTCATTCATTTCCAGGAGGTGTTTCAGGAACCCGTCGAGTCGCTGCTCCGGGAGTTTGCCGCCGCGGGGCTCGGCTCCCTGCCGGGCGGCGGCGGGGAGATCCTGGTGGATCGAGTCCGCAACCGGATCGCGCCCCTGAAGGCCGACACCGCGCAATGGATGGGCGTGATGGACCGGGCGCATGCGATCGGACTGGCCAGTTCGGTGACCATGATGTTTGGGCATGTGGAGACGCTGGCCGACCGGATTGAGCACCTTGACGTGGTGCGTGCCCAGCAGGACCGCTCCTTGGACCGTCTCCCGCCCTGCGGCCGTGAACTGCCGCCCGGAGCGGAGACGCTGCCCGAACCCATGCAGTGCGCGGCGGCCTATGCCCACGCCCTGGAGTCCGGGCGCCTTGCCGGCGGCGCGTTCACCGCGTTCATCTGCTGGACGTTCCAGCCCGAAAACACCGCGCTCAAGGCCGAGCCGGTGGGCGCTCATGAGTACCTCAAGACCCAGGCGCTGAGCCGCATCTACCTCGACAACATCCCCAGTGTGCAGAGTTCCTGGGTGACGCAGGGGCCCGACGTCGGCCAGATCGCCCTCCTGCACGGGGCCAACGATCTCGGGAGCATCATGATTGAGGAGAACGTCGTCAGCGCGGCCGGAACCACGCATCGCATGGGAGTCACCGACATGCAGCGGCTCATCCGGGAACTGGGCTGCGAACCCCGCCAGCGGGACAACGGCTATCGCCTGCTCGACCCCCGCCCGGCCTGACGCCGCGCAAGGGCCGTCAGGATCCGGGCGAGGACGGCGTCCGATGGCCGCGAGGTCCCGATGCGGATCCGGTCCCGGGAAGGCAGTTCCGACGGGGGATGGTATCGCCGGAGCACCGTGGAGAGATCCTCGAGGCGGGCATCCGACACTTCTCCGGGCGCCCGTGCCCGGGCCTCCAGGCGGGCGCGCAGGATCGTCGCGGGCGCCCACAACTCGATGAAGCAGCAATCGGCTCCGGCCCCGGCGCACCGCTTCCGGAGGGTCTCCCGGTGCCGGCGTGCCGAAAACGTGGCATCGAGAATCACCGACTGCCCCCGGGCGGCCTCCGTCACCGCGGCGACAATCAGCGCCTCATAGGTGGCCTCCGTTCGAGCCCGGGAATACAGCTGCCTCCGCTCGGCACTGGAGCCCCGATGGTGCAGCGGCACGCCGGCGAGTTCCTTGCGCAGCCGGTCGGAGACCAGCCGGTCCCAGCCGAGTTCCCGCGCAAGCGCGGCGGCCACCGTGCTCTTGCCGGTCGCCGGCGGGCCCAGCACCACCAGCACCATCGGCGACGAGCCCGACACGGCGTAGCGAAGGGCCAGGCGGAAGTAATCGCGGGCGCGAACGGCGGCGTCGGTCCGCTCGCCGTGCGGCGCGGCGTGCGCGACGCTGCGCAGGCTCTCCACCTTGCCGCGGACGCAGGCCCGGTAGCATTTGTAGAAGTCGAGCATCCGGAGCAGGCCCGGATCGTTGAGCGCCTGCGACACCCGTTCGGATACCAGCCGCGCCAGGTCGGGACGCCCCCGGAAGTCGAGGTCCATCGCCAGGAAGGCGATGTCTGCAGCGACATCCAGCTGGCGAAAGCGGTCATTGAACTCGATGCAGTCGTAAATGTTGAGCGTGCGGGGCGTCAGATGGATGTGCTCCAGATGCAGGTCGCCATGCCCGTCCACCACATGGCCCTCGCGCACCCGCGCCTCGAAGGCGCGGGCCAGGCGCTGGAAGGCCCGCGCGGTGTACGCCTCAAGGGCCTGCAGGGACGCGTCCGGGAGCGTGCGTCCGGCGAACTGGCGCATGTGCTGGAAATTGCCGTCGGTCAGCCGCCGCACCTGATCCGCCCCGCCGGCTCGAGACACGCGCGCCCCCGGCGCCTGCGTCCGATAGAACGCCGCCATGCGGGCCGCCACGCGCTCAAGGTCCGCCGGGGTCACGGCGCCACGGTCGAGCCGGCGATCCAGGAAATAGGCGGGCGCCAGCCGGCGCATCTGGATGGCCACCTCCACCACGCGGCCGTCGCCGTCCCATGCAAACCGCCCCCCCTTTTCGGTGATGGGGAGCACGCCGAGGTACAGGTCCGAGGTCAGCCGGCGGTTCAGGACGACTTCCCGCTCGCAGCAATGCCGCCGCCGTTGGAGCGTTGAGAAGTTGAGAAAGCCGAAGTTCACCGCCTTCTTCACCTTGTACACGAATGGCGGCGCCACGAAGACGAACGCCCCGTGCGTCTGGATCAGCGTCACGGATCGAGGGCGATGCGGATAAGAACGGGGATCGAGGAGAAACGGCAGCAAGCGTTCCTGCCGGATCACTGCGGCATCGCCCGGGAGATTTCTGGACCGCTGGCTCATGAAGCACCCACGGCGGGGACGATCCCGTCCTGAGGTCCCATCGTCACGCCTTTCCCCGTCAGGCGCGGGCGACGGCTGTGGCCGGTGGCGTGTCGGAATTATGTGAAACCGGCGGGGATCATCCGGGGTGATCCGAGTGCCGTGGCCCGAATTCCGGGCGGCAATATCAACACAACGACACCGATTAACCTATGAAGTCTTCCCGATGGACCTCCGCGGCCTGCATGGCCGGCGGCCTCGCCCTCACCTTGAACCTGATTGCCGATCCGCAGTCGCCCGGGTACGTGGATCTCGGCGCCTTCAGTCCGCCGGCCAATGGGCGTCAGTCCGTGGACGTGCACTTGAAAGGACCGCTCCTCGGCATGGCCATCCGGGTTGCGGAAACCCAGGATCCCAAGGTTGCCGAGGCCCTGCGCGGACTGGAGTCCGTGCGGGTTCATGTCGAAGAGGTGTCCGAAGGCAATCGCGTCGAACTGGAGGAGCGGATTCGGACCCTGCGAGTGCGTCTGACCTCGGACGGCTGGGAACCCATCGTCAACGTTCAGCAGGACGACCAGCAGGTGGGCGTGTTCCTCAAGCCCTCGGGGCCGGAAACCATTGCCGGCGTGGTCGTGACCGTGCTGGCTCCGAAGGAGCAGGCGGTGTTCGTCAACGTGGCGGGCGAATTGAACCCTGAAAAGATCGCCCGGCTGGGACAGCACTTTGGCATCGAGCCCCTCAAGAAGCTCGGCCAGGAAGCCGCGCCGAAATGACCCGGACCCGGACCCCCATGTGCCCTCCCGCCCCATCGGATCCGACCACTCCCCGGCGTCCGCGACAGTCCTTGTGGCTGGTGGGGTTGCTGGTGGGCTCCTCCATTGCACTGCCCGTCCTCCTGATCCTGGGAGTGGTGCGGAGTTCCGGGCCGGGAGACGACACCCGGTTGCTCCGGGAGGCGATGATCCGGCCCGGCAAGAACGTCGCGTTCTCGGGAGCCGGACTCCGCATCGGCCGGATGCCGTTGTCGCTGGTGCGACTTGGTCTCCGGGCGGCGCCGCTGGAACCTGAAGCGCGCCGGATCATCGCCGCCGTTCGTGAAATCGAGGCGGGCTGGCAACTTGTGGGAACCGATGCCACCGGCGAAGAGGTTGAAGGGATGCTGATCCGCGCGGATCAGGCCCTGCAGCCGCGCGGTTGGCACCGGGCGGTGACGGTCCGCCACGAGGAGACGTGCGTCGCCGTGTTCGCGCACGACGACGGCGGGCCGGCGGACACACTGCGGCTGTGCGCCCTGGTGCTGCGGGACGGGCACGCGTTCGTGGGGGGAGCCCGGGTTCGTCCCGCACCGTTGCTGGAGTTGCTCCATCAGTTGCCGGGGCGCCAGCGGTGGAGCCAGGAGCGGGAGGGTCGTCCAGTTGTTCCCGGCCTCGCCCTGGCCGGGGGACGGTGATCACACCGGCCTCCCATCAGGGCGGGCGCCGGTTGGGGGATCTGGTGGAGGGTTGGTGTGGCCCGGTGGGAGGCCTGGTGGGGTGAGGCTCCCGCCGAACCGTACGTGGGACTGCGGGGTGACGTGGTGGCGACTCCACAGGCGCACGGCTCGCCGGAGGCTCGCCCTACCGGGGCGGGGGACCCGTTTGGGTGACTTGGTGGGGT carries:
- the purU gene encoding formyltetrahydrofolate deformylase: MKPHVLLVECDDRPGLVHGITGVLFRSGVNVVGNQEFVDRTARRFFMRTEFDGAVDEAALVPELRAQLPEGAMLHLSRLAPKRVVVLASKEHHCLADILVRHAFHELNAHVLAVISNHPVLEPLVRKFELPFHCLPHTGLPREVHDAAVLTQVQQYRPDLVVLAKYMRVLSPRFVALHPARLLNIHHSFLPAFAGARPYHQAFERGVKVIGATAHFVTDDLDAGPIIVQQVVPVDHTHTAEALVQSGRDVEQMVLARALRLVLEERVFLCGNRTVIFD
- a CDS encoding DUF4252 domain-containing protein produces the protein MKSSRWTSAACMAGGLALTLNLIADPQSPGYVDLGAFSPPANGRQSVDVHLKGPLLGMAIRVAETQDPKVAEALRGLESVRVHVEEVSEGNRVELEERIRTLRVRLTSDGWEPIVNVQQDDQQVGVFLKPSGPETIAGVVVTVLAPKEQAVFVNVAGELNPEKIARLGQHFGIEPLKKLGQEAAPK
- a CDS encoding SIS domain-containing protein; this translates as MRLVATGNPRPDSRAPPRIRACSATGGAISTPSVTAEYLERCRGLLDRVAAQRPQIRQAADWFAGTILAGRMVHLFGSGHSRILVEEMWPRYGSFPGFNPIVELSLSFHNLVVGANGQRQAMFLENVSGLAERILRNFDLSPQDTALVVSSSGCSRVPVEMAEGFQRRGLRVVAIVSLAHSVASRSAREDGRKLQDFSDLVLDTGAPVGDAMVHVPGLETPVAPGSTVGGCLLVNSIKAEVAARLTAAGQPPRVLTAPAILGAERAAALFEAAYDEHARRLAKLYERVGL
- a CDS encoding methionine synthase — encoded protein: MTSSPLRTSVVGSYPFPGWLELASAQLERFGPDDLAELQEDAVTAALHDQRAAGLDVVTDGEQTRLDFNLSFYGHLRGIDLESAPPRRWGPPAHDQRGRHRVVAPLEAPRGLGAVEEYRRLRRVAAAWGDPPGGGPTLKASVPGPYTLSGRLLPNPDLGYADRWALAEALLPIVRRELEGLVEEGCPEISVDEPSMSCYAHREDPRRFVDLFNRTVESVAGRTRVCTHLCFGNYKARAVGPRQLAPLFPAFLDFQCDEMHVEMASREFAELEVIGAIAGRCDVAVGVVDVKSYYVEAPDDIVRRVKRCLELAPADRLVFAPDCGLSQTARWAARRKLVHLVAGVREVRRELGIR
- a CDS encoding AAA family ATPase; this translates as MSQRSRNLPGDAAVIRQERLLPFLLDPRSYPHRPRSVTLIQTHGAFVFVAPPFVYKVKKAVNFGFLNFSTLQRRRHCCEREVVLNRRLTSDLYLGVLPITEKGGRFAWDGDGRVVEVAIQMRRLAPAYFLDRRLDRGAVTPADLERVAARMAAFYRTQAPGARVSRAGGADQVRRLTDGNFQHMRQFAGRTLPDASLQALEAYTARAFQRLARAFEARVREGHVVDGHGDLHLEHIHLTPRTLNIYDCIEFNDRFRQLDVAADIAFLAMDLDFRGRPDLARLVSERVSQALNDPGLLRMLDFYKCYRACVRGKVESLRSVAHAAPHGERTDAAVRARDYFRLALRYAVSGSSPMVLVVLGPPATGKSTVAAALARELGWDRLVSDRLRKELAGVPLHHRGSSAERRQLYSRARTEATYEALIVAAVTEAARGQSVILDATFSARRHRETLRKRCAGAGADCCFIELWAPATILRARLEARARAPGEVSDARLEDLSTVLRRYHPPSELPSRDRIRIGTSRPSDAVLARILTALARRQAGRGSSRR